From Allofrancisella guangzhouensis, a single genomic window includes:
- a CDS encoding histidine triad nucleotide-binding protein, with product MSSCIFCKITTGEISCNKVYEDDSFLAFHDINPAADIHVLVIPKKHIASLNELSIQDQELMGNFMLGIPKIAKNLGLKGFKTVINTGKEGGQMIFHFHAHILGGKIRMKLPE from the coding sequence ATGTCTAGTTGTATCTTCTGTAAAATTACCACTGGTGAAATTTCGTGTAACAAAGTTTATGAAGATGATAGTTTTTTAGCTTTCCATGATATCAATCCTGCTGCTGATATACACGTACTAGTTATACCTAAAAAACATATAGCTAGCTTAAATGAGTTATCTATACAAGATCAAGAGCTTATGGGTAATTTTATGTTGGGTATCCCAAAAATCGCTAAAAACTTAGGATTAAAAGGTTTTAAAACTGTTATAAACACAGGTAAAGAAGGTGGTCAGATGATATTTCACTTTCACGCTCATATATTAGGTGGAAAAATACGTATGAAACTACCTGAGTAA
- a CDS encoding ComF family protein, with the protein MEIIPKIIKLLFKQSCLLCRQSSDNVTCEYCFRGLVSDLNFNKQTIELDCEYDYYYLLNYSAEVKYLLKKLKFHKDLLVEPIFERLISLWWQNSIGKELDSVDAIAAVPSHKFRYLYRGFNQAELLANRLSQYTNIPPTFTNYERTKYTKPQSKSSKKNRIDQIKGVFKLNKPIQAKHLVVFDDVLTTGSTLKEFIQTVKKESLVDKISIITLVRAG; encoded by the coding sequence ATGGAGATTATACCAAAAATAATAAAATTACTCTTTAAACAAAGTTGTTTGTTATGCAGGCAAAGCTCAGATAATGTTACTTGTGAATATTGTTTTAGAGGTCTGGTTAGTGACCTAAATTTTAACAAACAAACGATAGAACTTGATTGTGAATATGATTATTATTATTTACTTAACTACTCCGCAGAAGTTAAGTATTTACTTAAGAAACTAAAATTTCATAAGGATTTATTAGTAGAACCTATTTTTGAAAGATTAATATCTCTCTGGTGGCAAAATTCTATAGGTAAAGAGTTAGATAGTGTAGATGCTATAGCTGCAGTGCCTAGCCATAAATTTAGATATCTGTATCGCGGTTTTAACCAAGCAGAGCTTCTAGCTAATAGATTGTCACAATATACTAATATTCCGCCAACTTTCACAAATTATGAAAGAACTAAGTATACAAAACCTCAGTCAAAATCTTCTAAGAAAAATCGTATAGACCAGATAAAAGGAGTTTTTAAACTAAATAAGCCAATACAAGCAAAGCATTTAGTAGTTTTTGATGATGTATTAACAACAGGGTCAACCTTAAAAGAATTTATTCAAACTGTTAAAAAAGAAAGTCTGGTCGACAAAATATCTATAATTACTTTGGTAAGAGCAGGATAG
- a CDS encoding methyltransferase domain-containing protein — protein sequence MFNYNLFLKLQSSKSNSKIHQESFIKNEIAQRLLNRLEFIKLEPRDILVDGYIDAQYQNVLSQRFNKSKIHKQPQLNTRFDLIISNSTIHLTDNVANKLKCYYELLNNNGVLLFSTFGDKSFSSFNKAFANVDNLKHTNTMIDMLTWGNTLLASKYKTPAIESDLITFTYKSTQTLFSDIRSLNEPLADTKMRTTFTGKKRWQEFIDQFSKNLQLEIEALYGYAIRKADNNNITPRPNPNRISLEDLKKQIIEFKSFTSNT from the coding sequence ATGTTTAATTATAATCTTTTTCTGAAGTTACAATCCAGTAAATCTAACTCTAAGATTCACCAAGAGTCTTTTATAAAAAATGAGATTGCTCAAAGATTATTAAACAGACTTGAGTTTATAAAGTTAGAACCTAGAGATATTTTAGTTGATGGTTACATTGATGCGCAATATCAAAATGTTTTAAGTCAGCGTTTTAATAAAAGCAAAATACACAAGCAACCTCAACTCAACACTAGATTTGATCTTATTATCTCAAATTCTACTATCCACCTAACAGATAATGTAGCTAATAAACTAAAATGCTACTATGAGTTACTAAATAATAATGGTGTATTACTATTTTCAACTTTTGGTGATAAATCTTTTAGTAGTTTTAATAAAGCTTTTGCTAATGTTGATAATCTAAAACATACTAACACCATGATAGACATGTTAACATGGGGAAATACTCTACTAGCTAGCAAATATAAAACACCTGCAATAGAGTCTGATCTTATAACTTTTACATATAAGTCTACACAGACTCTATTTAGTGATATACGTTCTTTAAACGAACCTCTAGCTGATACTAAAATGCGAACAACTTTTACTGGTAAAAAACGCTGGCAAGAATTTATAGATCAGTTCAGTAAAAACTTACAATTAGAAATAGAAGCTCTGTACGGCTATGCTATACGTAAAGCTGATAATAACAACATTACTCCCCGACCAAACCCAAATAGAATAAGCTTAGAAGACTTAAAAAAACAAATTATTGAATTTAAGAGTTTTACTAGCAATACATAA
- the ubiB gene encoding ubiquinone biosynthesis regulatory protein kinase UbiB, producing MIKKFFRLIYIFYIVNKYCLFNEPVRATNLKSLRAILFLNPFYYSRRIRKLDHGVRIREALEKLGPIFIKFGQALSIRADLLPPEVIKEVAKLQDDVPPFDSMLAVQQIEKATKQSINDIFSDFDETPLASASVAQVHSAALYNGEKVVVKVLRPNIEKILKLDTSLMLIFAKGLRLLKEIRRFKPVEIVSEINQSFFDELDLVREAANASQLRRNFENSPIHYVPKIYWEYTSSTVMVMEKVSGVSVSDIETLDSLGVDRRLLAKRGVEIFYSQVFDDCFFHADMHPGNMFIDVTNPADPKYISIDFGIVGTLNREDQRYLAGNFLAFFKRDYRKVAELHIESGWVPANTRVDVLESAIRTVCEPIFERPMKEISLGYTLMQLFNVARRFEMNIQPQLTLLQKTLFHVEGLGQKLCPELNIWETSRPILEKWMKEQMGLRGFYHRSIENMPRVSDKLPELPRIVFDILQQTQANLKKDRQISYVKMPPKRTKKWPLALGFGLVGLGIWYGLYADPTPLLKLQEFIEKHNNKFIAIGAFFLIYYIFKKEK from the coding sequence ATGATTAAAAAATTCTTTCGTCTTATTTACATTTTTTACATCGTTAATAAATATTGCTTATTTAATGAGCCAGTACGAGCTACAAATCTAAAGTCGCTAAGAGCTATACTTTTTCTAAACCCTTTTTATTATTCAAGGAGAATTAGAAAACTAGATCATGGCGTACGCATACGTGAAGCTTTAGAAAAATTAGGGCCTATATTTATTAAATTTGGGCAAGCTTTGTCTATTAGAGCCGACTTATTACCTCCAGAGGTGATAAAAGAAGTTGCTAAGCTACAAGATGATGTACCACCTTTTGATAGTATGCTTGCAGTCCAGCAAATTGAAAAAGCAACTAAACAATCTATTAATGATATATTTAGTGACTTTGATGAAACTCCTCTAGCTTCAGCATCGGTAGCACAAGTACATAGTGCTGCTCTTTATAATGGTGAAAAAGTTGTAGTCAAAGTGCTTCGTCCAAACATTGAAAAAATTCTTAAACTTGATACTTCTTTAATGCTAATTTTTGCTAAAGGACTTAGACTACTAAAAGAAATAAGGAGATTTAAACCAGTCGAAATTGTTAGTGAAATTAATCAAAGTTTTTTTGATGAGCTAGATCTAGTGCGTGAAGCTGCAAATGCATCTCAATTACGTAGAAATTTTGAAAATAGTCCTATACACTATGTTCCTAAAATTTACTGGGAATATACTAGCTCTACTGTAATGGTAATGGAAAAAGTTAGTGGTGTTAGTGTTTCAGATATAGAAACCTTAGACTCACTAGGAGTTGATCGTCGTTTACTAGCAAAAAGAGGTGTAGAGATTTTCTACTCTCAAGTTTTTGATGACTGTTTCTTTCATGCTGATATGCACCCAGGAAATATGTTTATAGATGTAACAAACCCAGCTGACCCTAAATACATATCTATAGATTTTGGTATTGTTGGTACTCTAAATAGAGAAGACCAGCGCTATTTAGCTGGGAATTTTTTAGCTTTTTTTAAACGTGATTATAGAAAAGTAGCGGAGTTACATATTGAATCAGGCTGGGTACCAGCTAATACACGCGTTGATGTATTAGAATCAGCAATCCGTACAGTTTGTGAACCTATTTTTGAAAGACCTATGAAAGAGATTTCTCTTGGTTACACTTTAATGCAATTATTCAACGTTGCAAGAAGATTTGAGATGAATATACAACCTCAATTAACTTTACTACAAAAAACTCTATTTCATGTTGAAGGGCTAGGACAAAAACTATGCCCTGAATTAAATATTTGGGAGACTTCTCGTCCTATTTTAGAAAAATGGATGAAAGAACAAATGGGGCTTAGAGGATTTTATCATCGCTCTATAGAAAATATGCCTAGAGTTAGTGATAAACTTCCTGAACTACCGCGTATAGTTTTTGATATTTTGCAGCAAACTCAAGCTAACTTAAAAAAAGATAGGCAGATATCTTATGTGAAGATGCCTCCAAAAAGGACTAAAAAATGGCCTTTAGCTTTAGGGTTTGGATTAGTAGGCTTAGGCATATGGTATGGTCTATATGCTGACCCTACACCTTTACTAAAACTACAAGAATTTATAGAAAAACATAATAATAAGTTTATTGCTATAGGCGCATTTTTTTTAATTTACTATATTTTTAAGAAGGAGAAATAA